A stretch of the Nicotiana tabacum cultivar K326 chromosome 6, ASM71507v2, whole genome shotgun sequence genome encodes the following:
- the LOC107798099 gene encoding uncharacterized protein LOC107798099: protein MDEIPRPRAWVVLKNQQLKPGQYCSFYYKKDNLLRTYEFLVNPMPNESLWVIPTEVLEDVVLPPKGRRNARRPRKEKLKPASEKEYKRAFSCSVCGQGGHNRKTCRNQPK, encoded by the coding sequence ATGGATGAAATTCCACGTCCGCGTGCTTGGGTGGTTTTGAAGAATCAGCAGCTGAAACCTGGCCAGTATTGCTCTTTTTACTACAAGAAGGATAACCTCCTTAGAACTTATGAATTTCTAGTGAATCCGATGCCAAATGAGAGTTTATGGGTAATCCCAACAGAGGTGCTGGAAGATGTGGTCCTACCACCTAAAGGGAGAAGGAATGCAAGAAGGCCAAGAAAGGAAAAACTTAAACCTGCTTCAGAGAAAGAGTATAAGAGAGCGTTTTCATGTTCTGTGTGTGGACAAGGTGGTCACAATAGAAAAACATGTAGGAATCAACCAAAATAA